The proteins below come from a single Vicinamibacterales bacterium genomic window:
- a CDS encoding M23 family metallopeptidase: protein MRYLLGLILMAALVAGGAFVYAGRLPGPAIEIVKPEKFVGQSSTVEVTIVSPEAQGAGDFQVTFEQNGKQTPLASFAQPGTAEIKPDGPGRVRIVRRFGRDTIPDLKTGPARIIVTAKRPVLYGMRKASSTAARDLQVRLERPQIAVLSTKHYINLGGSEMVVYKATPADVQSGVRVGDLTYPGYPASGAKLPGVNITDPAVKIAFIALRYDQDVNTPMYAYAQDEAGNSARADFDRLTFPKPFKKSRIALDDKFLERVVPAILETTTEINPQGSTLDKFLAINGELRRKNAEKIASYAAQSAPEILWGGEVFHPFTNTAVEAAFADQRTYVYGGKDVDRQTHLGFDLARVVNSPIVAANRGKVVHAAPLGIYGNCVIIDHGMGVQSLYAHLSSISVNVGDAVAKEQEIGRSGMTGLAGGDHLHFTQLVNGQMVNPVEWWDGHWIEDRILRKLREASGS from the coding sequence ATGCGCTATCTCCTCGGCTTGATCCTCATGGCCGCGCTCGTCGCCGGCGGCGCGTTCGTCTACGCAGGACGCCTTCCCGGCCCGGCCATCGAGATTGTCAAACCGGAGAAGTTCGTCGGGCAGAGCTCTACGGTCGAGGTGACCATCGTGTCGCCCGAGGCGCAGGGGGCCGGTGACTTCCAGGTCACGTTCGAGCAGAACGGCAAGCAGACGCCGCTGGCCTCGTTCGCGCAGCCCGGAACGGCCGAGATCAAGCCCGACGGACCCGGCCGCGTCCGCATCGTCCGGCGGTTCGGGCGCGACACCATTCCGGATCTGAAGACCGGTCCGGCAAGGATCATCGTCACCGCGAAGCGTCCCGTGCTCTACGGCATGCGGAAGGCCTCGTCCACGGCGGCGCGCGATCTGCAGGTCCGGCTGGAGCGGCCGCAGATTGCCGTGCTGTCGACCAAGCACTACATCAATCTCGGCGGATCGGAGATGGTCGTCTACAAGGCCACCCCGGCGGACGTGCAGTCCGGCGTGCGCGTGGGCGATCTCACCTACCCCGGTTATCCGGCCAGCGGCGCGAAGCTGCCGGGGGTGAACATCACCGATCCGGCGGTGAAGATCGCGTTCATCGCCCTGCGCTACGACCAGGACGTGAACACGCCCATGTACGCCTACGCGCAGGACGAGGCGGGAAACTCGGCGCGCGCCGACTTCGATCGCCTCACGTTCCCCAAGCCGTTCAAGAAGAGCCGGATTGCGCTCGACGACAAGTTCCTCGAGCGCGTGGTCCCGGCGATTCTCGAGACGACCACCGAGATCAACCCGCAGGGCTCCACGCTCGACAAGTTCCTGGCGATCAACGGCGAGCTCCGCCGCAAGAACGCGGAGAAGATCGCCAGCTACGCCGCGCAGTCGGCGCCGGAGATCCTCTGGGGCGGCGAGGTGTTCCATCCGTTCACCAACACCGCGGTCGAGGCGGCGTTCGCCGATCAGCGCACCTACGTCTATGGCGGCAAGGACGTCGACCGGCAGACGCACCTCGGCTTCGACCTGGCGCGGGTGGTGAATTCACCCATCGTCGCCGCGAATCGCGGCAAGGTGGTGCACGCGGCGCCGCTCGGCATCTACGGCAACTGCGTGATCATCGATCACGGCATGGGCGTGCAGTCGCTGTACGCGCACCTGTCCTCGATCTCGGTCAACGTGGGGGACGCCGTCGCGAAGGAACAGGAGATCGGCCGCAGCGGGATGACCGGGCTGGCCGGCGGCGATCACCTGCACTTCACCCAGCTCGTCAACGGCCAGATGGTGAACCCGGTGGAGTGGTGGGACGGACACTGGATCGAGGACCGCATCCTCCGCAAACTGCGGGAAGCGTCCGGCAGCTGA
- the cyoE gene encoding heme o synthase, with translation MRSGAAALPQTHARSRDFVALAKPRLNLLVVASTLVGYAMAPGEPLGLIAVAGLLLGTGFVAGGASAFNQVLERDLDALMRRTRTRPLPDQRLQPLEGLLFGTAITIAGLLLIVASSNLLAAAVALATLLSYAVVYTPLKRRTSFATVIGAIPGALPPIIGWAAVEGALPAQPWVLFGIMFLWQLPHFLAIAWMYREDYARAGFPMLPVLEPDGRSTGRQAVVYAAALVPLSLAPSLLRMTGAIYFGGALLLGLGFLWLTIRFARTCSAADARRVFFASIVYLPVLWILMIANRLS, from the coding sequence GTGAGATCGGGAGCCGCGGCGCTGCCGCAGACCCACGCGCGCAGCCGCGACTTCGTCGCGCTGGCGAAGCCGCGGCTCAACCTCCTCGTCGTCGCCTCGACGCTGGTCGGATACGCGATGGCGCCGGGCGAGCCGCTCGGACTGATCGCGGTCGCCGGCCTGCTGCTGGGCACCGGCTTCGTCGCCGGCGGCGCGTCGGCCTTCAACCAGGTTCTCGAGCGCGACCTCGACGCCTTGATGCGGCGCACGCGGACGAGGCCGCTGCCCGACCAGCGGCTGCAGCCGCTCGAGGGGCTCCTGTTCGGTACCGCGATCACCATCGCCGGCCTGCTCCTCATCGTCGCGTCCTCGAACCTGCTCGCGGCGGCCGTGGCGCTGGCGACCCTGCTCAGCTACGCCGTCGTCTACACGCCGCTCAAGCGGCGGACGTCGTTCGCGACGGTGATCGGCGCGATCCCCGGGGCGCTGCCGCCGATCATCGGCTGGGCGGCGGTGGAAGGGGCGCTGCCGGCGCAGCCATGGGTGCTGTTCGGCATCATGTTCCTGTGGCAGCTGCCGCACTTCCTGGCGATCGCCTGGATGTACCGCGAGGACTACGCGCGCGCCGGATTCCCGATGCTGCCGGTCCTCGAGCCCGACGGGCGCAGCACCGGCCGCCAGGCGGTGGTCTATGCCGCCGCGCTCGTGCCGCTGAGCCTCGCGCCATCGCTGCTGCGGATGACCGGCGCGATCTACTTCGGCGGGGCGCTGCTGCTCGGTCTCGGGTTCCTCTGGCTGACGATCCGTTTCGCGCGAACCTGCTCGGCGGCCGATGCGCGCCGCGTGTTCTTCGCCTCGATCGTCTACCTGCCCGTCCTCTGGATCCTGATGATCGCGAATCGGCTTTCGTGA
- a CDS encoding COX15/CtaA family protein: MADDRGLWHHRYAKLVAACTLLLIAAGGMVTSTGSGLSVPDWPTTYGWNMFTFPISKWVGGIRYEHSHRLIASTVGMLTIVLAVWTWRVEPRRWVRRLAFTALGVVILQGLLGGITVLLFLPPAVSIGHAGLAQIFFCLTITIALVTSPGWKYAVDPVQDPLLRRVAVSTTALVYAQIILGATMRHNDAGLAIPDFPLAFGRLVPHVWNAGVAIHFAHRVGGIAVALATVALAGHVLYHHGRRRELTRPALLLVGLVSMQITLGAFVIWSGRDAVINTAHVVNGALVLATSLLLTLRTFRAGDQRLVQPIHGGAAHGFPGLANSGAKP, from the coding sequence ATGGCCGACGACCGAGGTCTCTGGCACCACCGCTACGCGAAGCTGGTCGCCGCCTGCACGCTGCTGCTGATCGCCGCGGGCGGCATGGTCACCAGCACCGGCTCCGGGCTCTCGGTGCCCGACTGGCCGACGACCTACGGCTGGAACATGTTCACGTTCCCGATCAGCAAGTGGGTCGGCGGCATCCGCTACGAACACAGCCACCGGCTGATCGCGAGCACCGTCGGGATGCTGACGATCGTGCTCGCCGTCTGGACGTGGCGCGTCGAGCCGCGGCGATGGGTGCGGCGCCTCGCGTTCACCGCCCTCGGGGTGGTGATTCTCCAGGGACTGCTCGGCGGCATCACCGTGCTCCTGTTCCTGCCGCCGGCGGTGTCAATCGGCCACGCCGGTCTGGCGCAGATTTTCTTCTGTCTCACCATCACGATCGCGCTGGTCACGTCCCCCGGCTGGAAGTACGCCGTCGACCCCGTGCAGGATCCCCTGCTTCGCCGCGTCGCCGTCTCGACCACCGCGCTGGTCTACGCGCAGATCATCCTGGGCGCGACGATGCGCCACAACGACGCCGGTCTGGCGATTCCCGACTTTCCGCTGGCGTTCGGGCGTCTGGTGCCGCACGTCTGGAACGCCGGCGTGGCGATCCACTTCGCGCACCGGGTCGGCGGCATTGCCGTGGCGCTCGCGACCGTCGCGCTCGCCGGCCACGTTCTCTACCATCACGGGCGGCGCCGCGAGCTGACGCGGCCGGCGCTCCTGCTCGTCGGGCTCGTCTCGATGCAGATCACGCTGGGCGCGTTCGTCATCTGGAGCGGCCGCGACGCGGTCATCAACACCGCGCACGTGGTGAACGGCGCGCTGGTGCTGGCGACGTCGCTGCTGCTGACGCTGCGCACGTTCCGCGCCGGCGATCAGCGGCTCGTCCAGCCGATTCACGGCGGTGCGGCGCACGGCTTCCCCGGTCTGGCGAATTCCGGAGCCAAGCCGTGA
- a CDS encoding diguanylate cyclase, whose amino-acid sequence MALNPHLLAGSTALVVALLLLVVYFYRRRLFIVWGMSAWMLLAGSMLIVSRSYGGRQLDGLAYGLSQFIGLLSSLAFVVAADAYRQRPRVRRGYGLVLLAVAIFLIFFPVASDSDGVRAVGHVLIAGGMGTAAVAHFLLLRRVKLLGASIIGVALLGIAGLNVLIGAVGSSPESPAMTPALLGMTVFFLIAGLGQQLMAFEDMTYELQRTNRRLEKAQQELRELVITDALTGTRNRRFFDEVIGRELQRHRRYRTPLSIVFVDVDRFKAINDTLGHEIGDRVLREVAGFLLKNFRGADYVFRWGGDEFLILISCREAEAVQRAAELQRAFAASATVADLPAGVGLSIGCVEVPNDTTDILPLVQSADERMYVDKKDRSKRSAG is encoded by the coding sequence GTGGCCCTCAACCCGCACCTGCTCGCGGGCTCGACGGCACTCGTCGTCGCGCTGCTGCTGCTGGTGGTGTATTTCTACCGCCGGCGGCTGTTCATCGTCTGGGGCATGTCGGCGTGGATGCTGCTCGCCGGATCGATGCTGATCGTGTCGCGCTCGTACGGCGGCCGGCAGCTCGACGGCCTGGCCTACGGCCTGTCGCAGTTCATCGGCCTGCTCAGCTCGCTCGCCTTCGTCGTCGCCGCTGACGCCTACCGGCAGCGGCCGCGCGTACGGCGCGGCTACGGCCTCGTGCTGCTGGCGGTCGCGATCTTCCTGATCTTCTTTCCCGTCGCGTCCGACAGCGACGGAGTGCGGGCGGTCGGCCACGTGCTGATCGCCGGCGGCATGGGGACGGCCGCGGTCGCGCACTTCCTGCTGCTCAGGCGCGTCAAGCTGCTGGGGGCGTCGATCATCGGCGTCGCGCTGCTCGGGATCGCCGGGCTCAACGTGCTGATTGGCGCCGTCGGCAGCTCGCCGGAGTCGCCGGCGATGACGCCGGCGCTGCTGGGCATGACCGTGTTCTTCCTCATCGCCGGCCTCGGGCAGCAGCTCATGGCGTTCGAGGACATGACGTACGAGCTGCAGCGGACGAACCGGCGTCTCGAGAAGGCGCAGCAGGAACTGCGCGAGCTGGTGATCACCGACGCGCTCACCGGCACCCGGAACCGCCGGTTCTTCGACGAGGTGATCGGACGCGAGCTGCAGCGCCACCGGCGCTACCGGACGCCGCTGTCGATCGTGTTCGTCGACGTCGATCGCTTCAAGGCCATCAACGACACGCTGGGCCACGAGATCGGGGATCGCGTGCTCCGCGAGGTCGCCGGCTTCCTGCTGAAGAACTTCCGTGGAGCCGACTACGTGTTCCGCTGGGGCGGCGACGAGTTCCTGATTCTGATCTCGTGCAGGGAGGCCGAGGCGGTGCAGCGCGCCGCCGAGCTCCAGCGCGCGTTCGCCGCATCGGCGACGGTGGCGGATCTGCCCGCCGGCGTCGGCCTCAGCATCGGCTGCGTCGAGGTGCCGAACGATACCACCGACATCCTGCCGCTCGTGCAGTCCGCCGACGAGCGGATGTACGTCGACAAGAAAGACCGTTCGAAGCGATCCGCCGGCTAG
- a CDS encoding carboxypeptidase regulatory-like domain-containing protein translates to MARIKTAFACCAVLAALAGCSGDSSKSAAPASPAAAPDAKKVDTATASTIKGKVVLEGTPPENPVIKMTSDPACGNAEVRAESYLVNDGALQNVFVYIKDGLGNKYIFDTPTEPVKLDQKNCHYVPHVLGVRVTQPLEVSNSDETLHNVHGVPQVNREFNQGQPIVGMKNTVSFTSPEVMIPFKCDVHAWMSAYVGVVSHPYFAVTAREGTFELKTVPPGTYTIEAWHEKLGRQTQTVTLGEKDSKDVTFTFKVTQ, encoded by the coding sequence ATGGCTCGCATCAAGACAGCGTTCGCGTGCTGTGCCGTGCTCGCGGCCCTCGCCGGCTGCAGCGGCGATTCCAGCAAGTCCGCGGCACCGGCGTCGCCCGCCGCGGCGCCTGACGCCAAGAAGGTCGACACCGCCACCGCGTCCACCATCAAGGGAAAGGTCGTGCTCGAGGGCACGCCGCCGGAGAACCCCGTCATCAAGATGACGTCCGACCCCGCGTGCGGGAACGCCGAGGTCCGGGCCGAGTCGTACCTCGTGAACGACGGCGCCTTGCAGAACGTGTTCGTCTACATCAAGGACGGTCTCGGCAACAAGTACATCTTCGACACGCCCACCGAACCGGTGAAGCTGGATCAGAAGAACTGCCATTACGTTCCGCACGTGCTCGGCGTCCGCGTCACCCAGCCGCTCGAGGTCAGCAACAGCGACGAAACCCTGCACAACGTGCACGGCGTGCCGCAGGTCAACCGTGAGTTCAACCAGGGGCAGCCGATCGTCGGCATGAAGAACACGGTGTCGTTCACCTCGCCGGAAGTGATGATCCCGTTCAAGTGCGACGTGCACGCCTGGATGAGCGCCTACGTGGGCGTGGTCAGCCATCCGTACTTCGCGGTGACGGCCAGGGAAGGCACGTTCGAGCTGAAGACGGTTCCTCCCGGCACGTACACGATCGAAGCGTGGCACGAGAAGCTCGGGCGCCAGACGCAGACCGTCACGCTCGGCGAGAAGGATTCCAAGGACGTCACGTTCACGTTCAAGGTGACGCAGTAG
- a CDS encoding DUF420 domain-containing protein, translated as MSVSDLPALNAALNATCAVLLTIGWMLIKRGRVRQHRAVMIAAVSTSALFLVSYLVYHAQVGSVRFTGTGAVRIVYFGVLLTHTVLAAAIVPMVLVTLWRGLAGRYDAHRRLARWTMPIWLYVSVTGVIVYVMLYRL; from the coding sequence GTGAGCGTCAGCGACCTGCCGGCGCTGAACGCGGCGCTCAACGCCACCTGCGCGGTCCTGTTGACGATCGGCTGGATGCTGATCAAGCGCGGACGGGTCCGGCAGCACCGCGCGGTGATGATCGCCGCGGTCTCGACTTCAGCGCTGTTCCTGGTCTCGTATCTGGTGTATCACGCACAAGTCGGGTCGGTGCGGTTCACGGGAACCGGCGCCGTCCGCATCGTGTACTTCGGCGTTCTCCTGACCCACACCGTTCTTGCCGCGGCGATCGTGCCGATGGTCCTGGTGACGCTCTGGCGCGGGCTCGCCGGCCGGTACGACGCGCACCGCCGCCTGGCGCGCTGGACGATGCCGATCTGGCTCTACGTGTCGGTCACGGGGGTGATCGTCTACGTGATGCTCTACCGGCTCTGA